A portion of the Burkholderia sp. GAS332 genome contains these proteins:
- a CDS encoding PAAR motif-containing protein, whose amino-acid sequence MGERAHILQYDRTSAGGTVLDGLDDVCWSDRKLSYLGARVQCPACHSIGRIGPDGTRPENDLAGRQPALEGDYCLCACSPKPTLIASQKDWTLDT is encoded by the coding sequence ATGGGAGAGCGTGCCCACATTCTCCAGTATGACCGGACCAGCGCGGGAGGCACCGTGCTCGATGGTCTTGATGACGTGTGCTGGAGCGACCGCAAGCTAAGTTACCTCGGTGCGCGGGTCCAGTGTCCCGCGTGTCATTCCATTGGCCGGATCGGGCCGGATGGTACCCGCCCCGAGAATGATCTGGCTGGCAGGCAGCCCGCGCTGGAGGGGGACTACTGTCTGTGTGCCTGCAGTCCGAAGCCAACCCTGATTGCGTCACAGAAAGACTGGACGCTCGACACCTGA
- a CDS encoding 4'-phosphopantetheinyl transferase: protein MSNRVESRIFPCDRVSNVRTFAMYSIEPLALPHDGPSDVSLWRVDFAFGASLDDAAFAALSDDERARAGNFRRHEDALRFASVRVALRVQLARYLGIAAHAVQFKLDANRRPHFADSDAYDFNVSHAGAHGLIAMSPCRRVGVDIEQYSDKFDWRSIVALTLDASEAAWIERLDVTQQVSAFYDAWVAKEALVKTTGVGITRGLQHLTVLPRDSMQVTPRNTIPGDMREIAARWIAAPEGYAACVAWSTKTFAR from the coding sequence ATGTCAAATCGGGTAGAGTCGCGCATATTCCCTTGCGACCGCGTGTCTAACGTCCGAACCTTCGCGATGTATTCGATAGAACCTCTTGCGTTACCTCATGACGGCCCGTCCGACGTTTCGTTGTGGCGGGTCGATTTCGCTTTCGGCGCGTCGTTGGACGATGCCGCCTTCGCTGCGCTCAGCGACGACGAACGCGCGAGAGCCGGTAACTTTCGCCGCCACGAAGATGCGCTTCGTTTCGCATCTGTGCGCGTGGCGTTACGTGTGCAACTCGCGCGGTATCTTGGCATCGCGGCACACGCCGTTCAGTTCAAGCTTGATGCGAATCGTCGGCCTCATTTCGCCGATTCCGATGCATACGACTTCAACGTCTCGCATGCAGGCGCGCATGGATTGATCGCGATGTCGCCGTGCCGGCGTGTCGGCGTCGACATCGAGCAATACAGCGATAAATTCGATTGGCGTTCGATCGTGGCATTGACGCTCGATGCGAGCGAGGCTGCGTGGATCGAGCGGCTAGACGTCACGCAGCAGGTCAGCGCGTTTTACGACGCGTGGGTCGCCAAAGAAGCGCTCGTCAAAACGACGGGCGTGGGCATCACGCGCGGCTTGCAGCATCTGACGGTGCTGCCGCGCGACAGCATGCAGGTGACGCCACGCAATACGATACCGGGTGACATGCGCGAGATTGCTGCGCGCTGGATCGCGGCGCCAGAAGGCTATGCTGCATGCGTGGCGTGGTCGACGAAAACGTTCGCGCGCTAG
- a CDS encoding Nitroreductase, with the protein MSTLDVSRPETETERTATATPDTAAGRKAAAALDVLLSRQSHWPLTEPAPADVELDLIFDAALRAPDHGNLRPWRFVTIRGDARGHLGDVLVDLACARSPGEPRSAHAHRRQKAYAAPLVIALGAALSAHSTVPETEQLLAVGAATMNMLNAIHALGYGGFWATGPDSYEAQLRDALGFAPNERLVGFLFVGTPINPGKEPARPARSEHVREWLPPQPAKG; encoded by the coding sequence ATGAGCACACTCGACGTCAGCCGACCTGAAACCGAAACTGAACGCACAGCAACCGCGACGCCTGACACCGCCGCCGGGCGCAAGGCGGCGGCCGCGCTTGACGTGCTGCTGTCGCGCCAGTCCCACTGGCCGCTCACCGAGCCGGCTCCGGCCGACGTCGAACTCGATCTGATCTTCGACGCCGCTTTGCGCGCGCCCGATCACGGCAATCTACGGCCGTGGCGCTTCGTCACGATCCGTGGCGACGCACGCGGCCACCTCGGCGACGTGCTGGTCGACCTCGCCTGCGCCCGCTCGCCCGGCGAGCCGCGCTCCGCGCATGCGCATCGGCGGCAGAAGGCTTACGCGGCGCCACTGGTGATCGCGCTCGGTGCGGCGCTCTCGGCCCATTCGACAGTGCCCGAGACGGAGCAATTGCTGGCGGTCGGCGCAGCCACGATGAACATGCTGAACGCGATCCACGCGCTCGGCTACGGTGGGTTCTGGGCCACGGGCCCCGACAGCTATGAAGCGCAACTGCGCGACGCGCTGGGCTTTGCGCCGAACGAGAGACTCGTGGGCTTCCTCTTTGTCGGCACGCCGATAAACCCCGGGAAAGAACCGGCACGTCCGGCACGTAGCGAGCATGTGCGCGAATGGCTGCCACCGCAGCCGGCAAAAGGTTGA
- a CDS encoding Predicted arabinose efflux permease, MFS family — MSTEAAQRLPTLMLAAGLSLGSAIALGLARFAYALLLPSMKLDLGWSFAQAGAMNTANALGYLLGALAFPRLARRWSAGMLFGAGCVATALLMAISGLLADTHSLLASRVITGASSAAVFISGGVLAARLASARPHDAGLVLGLYYGGTGWGIVASSVLVPLTIFNVAHGWQFAWFALAVACAVFAAIAIGAARKIDSAHTAGPSTAHASEAADAPRWPRFSPALAGYGLFGVGYIGYMTFIVALLRNAGMSAAVVTGFYLLLGVATVVSARVWSSLLDRMRGGHALAILNALLAVATLLPALFTQPWVAFVSGVLFGATFLSAVASTTAFVRHNLPASHWAKGISAFTIVFAFGQIVGPMVIGWVSDGAGLARGLVYSALLLAAGAVLAACQKPLR, encoded by the coding sequence ATGTCCACCGAAGCGGCGCAGCGCCTGCCTACCTTGATGCTGGCCGCCGGCCTGTCGTTAGGCAGTGCGATCGCGCTGGGTCTTGCGCGCTTCGCTTACGCGCTGCTGTTGCCGTCGATGAAACTCGACCTCGGCTGGAGCTTTGCTCAAGCCGGCGCGATGAATACCGCTAACGCGCTGGGCTATCTGCTGGGCGCGTTGGCCTTTCCGCGACTCGCGCGCCGCTGGTCGGCCGGTATGTTGTTCGGCGCCGGCTGCGTGGCCACTGCGCTTCTGATGGCCATCAGCGGGCTGCTTGCCGACACGCATTCGCTACTCGCGTCGCGTGTCATCACCGGCGCGAGCAGCGCGGCGGTTTTCATTAGCGGCGGCGTGCTGGCGGCGCGACTGGCGTCGGCGAGACCGCACGATGCGGGGCTCGTACTCGGCTTGTATTACGGCGGAACGGGGTGGGGCATCGTCGCTTCGTCGGTGCTGGTGCCGCTGACGATCTTCAACGTCGCGCATGGCTGGCAGTTTGCGTGGTTCGCACTGGCGGTTGCGTGCGCTGTGTTCGCTGCGATCGCCATCGGCGCCGCGAGGAAAATCGACAGCGCGCATACGGCCGGACCTTCGACCGCACATGCTTCCGAAGCCGCCGACGCGCCACGTTGGCCGCGTTTTAGTCCCGCGCTGGCGGGCTATGGATTGTTTGGTGTCGGCTATATCGGCTACATGACGTTCATCGTCGCGCTGCTGCGCAATGCGGGCATGAGCGCCGCGGTGGTGACGGGCTTCTACCTGTTGCTCGGCGTAGCGACGGTCGTCTCGGCGCGCGTGTGGTCCAGTCTGCTCGACCGTATGCGCGGCGGCCACGCGCTCGCGATACTCAACGCGTTGCTCGCAGTGGCGACGCTGTTGCCCGCGCTCTTCACGCAGCCGTGGGTGGCGTTTGTCTCCGGCGTGCTGTTCGGCGCGACGTTTCTCTCAGCCGTCGCCTCGACCACGGCTTTCGTGCGCCACAATCTGCCCGCGAGTCACTGGGCCAAGGGCATCAGCGCATTCACGATCGTGTTCGCGTTCGGACAGATCGTCGGGCCGATGGTGATCGGCTGGGTCTCGGATGGCGCCGGTCTCGCCCGCGGCTTGGTGTATTCCGCGTTGTTGCTCGCGGCCGGCGCGGTGCTGGCGGCTTGCCAGAAGCCGTTACGCTGA
- a CDS encoding transcriptional regulator, AsnC family (manually curated): MTTRNRPLDNQDRKIMRELQKNARLSNAELAELVGMSTTACWNRTRQLETEGYIRGYVALLDQQKLGFADVVLLEVTLDRHDDDALARFGAELATLTEVLEAYLVSGDYDYLVKVAVDGTAGYERFLREKLYKIAGIRHSRSMFALRCMKSIPSVQI, from the coding sequence ATGACCACCCGAAATCGCCCACTGGACAACCAGGATCGGAAGATCATGCGCGAGTTGCAGAAGAACGCGCGCCTGAGCAACGCCGAGCTTGCCGAACTGGTCGGCATGTCGACCACGGCGTGCTGGAATCGCACGCGGCAGTTGGAAACCGAGGGGTACATCCGCGGCTACGTCGCGTTGCTCGATCAGCAGAAGCTCGGCTTCGCCGATGTCGTGCTGCTCGAAGTTACGCTCGACCGTCACGACGATGACGCGCTCGCCCGCTTCGGCGCCGAGCTGGCAACGCTGACCGAAGTGCTGGAAGCGTATCTGGTGTCGGGCGATTACGACTATCTGGTCAAAGTGGCGGTCGACGGTACGGCGGGCTACGAGCGGTTTCTGCGCGAGAAGCTCTACAAGATCGCCGGCATCCGCCACAGCCGCTCGATGTTTGCACTGCGGTGTATGAAGAGCATTCCGTCGGTGCAGATTTAG